A genomic region of Oryza glaberrima chromosome 1, OglaRS2, whole genome shotgun sequence contains the following coding sequences:
- the LOC127772221 gene encoding LOW QUALITY PROTEIN: glucan endo-1,3-beta-glucosidase, acidic isoform-like (The sequence of the model RefSeq protein was modified relative to this genomic sequence to represent the inferred CDS: substituted 1 base at 1 genomic stop codon): protein MAKHGVASVLTLALVLGVAAIPTVVQSIGVCYGVIGNNLPSPSDVVQLYKSNGIDSMRIYFPRSDILQALSGSSIALTMDVGNDQLGSLASDPSAAAAFVQNNIQAFPGVNFRYITVGNEVSGGDTQNILPAMQNMNSALSAAGLGNIKVSTSVSQGVTAGFPPSAGTFSASHMGPIAQYLASTGAPLLANVYPYFAYVGNQAQIDINYALFTSPGTVVQDGGNAYQNLFDAIVDTFYSALESAGAGSVPIVVSESGWPSAGGTAASAGNAQTYNQNLINHVGQGTPKRPGSIETYIFAMFNENQKGGDETERHFGLFNPDQSPAYSINFXEDSVQSIGVCYGVIGNNLPAASDVVKLYKSKGIDSMRIYFPRSDILQALTGSNIALTMDVANENLAAFAADATAAAAWVKQNVQAYPGVSFRYIAVGNEVTVDDTGNILPAMKNLNAALAAAGLGGVGVSTSVSQGVIANSYPPSNGVFNDDYMFDIVEYLASTGAPLLVNVYPYFAYVGDTKDISLNYATFQPGTTVTDDGSGLIYTSLFDAMVDSVYAALEDAGAPDVGVVVSETGWPSAGGFGASVSNAQTYNQKLISHVQGGTPKRPGVALETYVFAMFNENQKTGAETERHFGLFNPNKSPSYKIRFH, encoded by the exons ATGGCAAAGCATGGCGTTGCTTCCGTTTTAACACTGGCATTGGTCCTTGGAGTTGCGGCCATTCCTACAG TGGTGCAATCTATCGGCGTGTGCTACGGCGTGATCGGGAACAACCTGCCGTCGCCGAGCGACGTCGTGCAGCTCTACAAGTCCAACGGCATCGACTCCATGCGCATCTACTTCCCAAGAAGCGACATCCTCCAGGCCCTCAGCGGCTCAAGCATCGCCCTCACCATGGACGTCGGCAACGATCAGCTCGGCTCCCTCGCCTCcgacccctccgccgccgccgccttcgtccaGAACAACATCCAGGCGTTCCCGGGCGTCAACTTCCGCTACATCACCGTCGGCAACGAGGTTTCCGGCGGCGACACGCAGAACATCCTCCCGGCCATGCAGAACATGAACagcgccctctccgccgccggcctcggcaACATCAAGGTGTCGACGTCGGTGTCCCAGGGCGTGACCGCCGGCTTCCCGCCGTCCGCCGGCACGTTCTCCGCCTCGCACATGGGGCCCATAGCTCAGTACCTGGCGAGCACCGgcgcgccgctgctcgccaaCGTCTACCCCTACTTCGCCTACGTGGGCAACCAGGCCCAGATCGACATCAACTACGCGCTCTTCACGTCGCCGGGCACGGTGGTGCAGGACGGCGGCAACGCGTACCAGAACCTGTTCGACGCCATCGTCGACACGTTCTACTCCGCGCTGgagagcgccggcgccgggagcgTCCCGATCGTGGTGTCGGAGAGCGGGTGGCCGTcggccggcggcacggcggcgagcgccggcaACGCGCAGACGTACAACCAGAACCTGATCAACCACGTCGGGCAGGGGACGCCCAAGAGGCCCGGGAGCATCGAGACCTACATTTTCGCCATGTTCAACGAGAACCAGAAGGGAGGCGACGAGACGGAGAGGCACTTCGGTCTCTTCAACCCGGACCAGTCGCCGGCATACTCCATCAATTTCTAAGAAGATT CGGTTCAGTCCATTGGCGTGTGCTACGGCGTGATCGGCAACAacctgccggcggcgagcgacgtCGTGAAGCTCTACAAGTCCAAGGGGATCGACTCCATGCGCATCTACTTCCCGAGGAGCGACATCCTCCAGGCACTCACCGGCTCGAACATCGCCCTCACCATGGACGTCGCCAACGAGAACCTCGCCGcgttcgccgccgacgccaccgccgcggccgcctggGTCAAGCAGAACGTCCAGGCCTACCCGGGCGTCTCCTTCCGCTACATCGCCGTCGGCAACGAGGTCACCGTCGACGACACGGGCAACATCCTCCCGGCCATGAAGAACCTcaacgccgcgctcgccgcggccggcctcggcggcgtcggggtgTCGACGTCGGTGTCCCAGGGCGTGATCGCCAACTCCTACCCGCCTTCCAACGGCGTCTTCAACGACGACTACATGTTTGACATCGTGGAGTACCTGGCGAGCACCGGAGCGCCGCTGCTGGTTAACGTGTACCCCTACTTCGCCTACGTCGGCGACACGAAAGACATCAGCCTCAACTACGCCACGTTCCAGCCGGGCACGACGGTGACGGACGACGGCAGCGGGCTGATCTACACGAGCCTCTTCGACGCGATGGTGGATTCCGTCTACGCCGCGCTGGAGGACGCCGGCGCGCCGGACGTCGGCGTGGTGGTGTCGGAGACCGGGTGGCCGTCGGCCGGTGGGTTCGGGGCCAGCGTGAGCAACGCGCAGACGTACAACCAGAAGCTTATCAGCCATGTCCAAGGAGGCACTCCGAAGAGACCAGGGGTGGCGTTGGAGACGTACGTGTTCGCCATGTTCAACGAGAACCAGAAGACCGGGGCTGAGACCGAGAGGCACTTCGGGCTGTTCAACCCCAACAAGTCGCCGTCCTACAAAATTAGATTCCACTAG
- the LOC127755227 gene encoding uncharacterized protein LOC127755227, producing the protein MAARSLAALSSPARVGASATPCSGRPVRVSATPAAGGWRRRRRSMVVRAGGPPSTNALILAFVLPLSLFVGTLITAARVADDLDERFLREMESNKAIMEENEDFEQDGGGEEEEEDAEQPAPAEKEKEGVLVAAAPRTRNRPKREVQ; encoded by the exons ATGGCGGCGCGAAGTCTCGCTGCTCTGTCCTCCCCGGCGCGCGTCGGCGCGAGCGCTACGCCGTGCTCTGGGAGGCCTGTCCGTGTATCGGCTACGCCGGCAgcgggcggctggcggcggcggcggcggtccatggTCGTGCGGGCCGGCGGGCCGCCGAGCACGAACGCGCTCATCCTGGCGTTCGTCCTGCCGCTCTCCCTCTTCGTCGGCACGCTCATCaccgccgcccgcgtcgccgacgacctcgacgAGCGCTTCCTACGCGAG ATGGAGTCCAACAAAGCGATAATGGAAGAGAACGAGGACTTCGAGCAAGACGGCGGAggcgaagaagaggaggaggacgccgagcAGCCGGCGCCagcggagaaggagaaggagggagttcttgttgctgctgctccgcGCACTAGAAACAGGCCAAAGAGGGAGGTACAGTAG